Proteins encoded together in one Lysinibacillus sp. FSL K6-0232 window:
- a CDS encoding right-handed parallel beta-helix repeat-containing protein: MHRYQSIGQAIEEAAPGDTIEIRDGIYEESLDIAKRLTFYGVGNVTIKGGVFIRYQTHVSMRNLRFRQGQGIYVKGDLQLENCVIEEQLIRTQIMVSYGSLLMRNCAVLATPLNHFGLKVANGSSVILVDTTFEHHEKAQIIAQNCELTLTNCMLLEGKKHGIFAIRHVQLTMNECELHGHQQAQVMAASSQLTITNSLIHQGQGVGIQLFDSATLRMDGCELKEHLDTTLMVHRSELMLSDCTFADGQGHGLYLGEKAEAKLYDCQFYRHVKAQILVENSQAELRKCRVQNGMAVGVMIVEESDVTMTECQIQHHQQFHIIVDASGLQLQRSTLQFGQSGGIYGNEHAKITLQHTVMRELKSHHVYINQARLFTQHCTFEQMQENGITCIDAIFEVAHSHFKNGITSPYAIVWSDRSMGRIEYCQVDQAARPFLALSNQSLLEMRHTDVHALKIPAVVQERSQLYVQGCDNTATWQKDTTSRITTKYVQ, encoded by the coding sequence ATGCATCGGTATCAGAGTATCGGGCAGGCGATTGAAGAGGCAGCGCCGGGCGATACGATTGAAATTCGGGATGGTATTTATGAGGAAAGCTTGGATATTGCGAAGCGGCTGACGTTTTATGGGGTAGGCAATGTGACGATTAAAGGTGGCGTGTTTATTCGCTATCAAACACATGTCAGTATGCGTAATTTGCGTTTTCGTCAGGGGCAGGGTATCTATGTTAAAGGCGATTTACAGCTAGAAAATTGTGTGATTGAGGAGCAATTGATTCGCACACAAATTATGGTTAGCTATGGCAGCTTGTTAATGCGAAATTGTGCTGTGCTGGCAACACCGCTTAATCATTTTGGGCTAAAGGTGGCAAATGGCTCAAGCGTGATCTTGGTCGATACAACCTTTGAGCATCATGAGAAGGCACAGATTATTGCGCAAAACTGTGAGCTGACCTTAACGAATTGTATGCTGCTGGAGGGGAAAAAGCATGGAATTTTTGCGATACGTCATGTTCAGCTAACAATGAATGAATGTGAGCTTCATGGGCATCAGCAGGCACAGGTTATGGCAGCCTCCAGCCAGCTTACTATCACCAATAGTCTAATTCATCAAGGGCAAGGAGTGGGGATACAGCTTTTTGATAGTGCCACCTTGCGAATGGATGGCTGTGAGCTAAAGGAGCATCTTGACACCACGCTCATGGTGCATCGCAGTGAGCTGATGTTATCGGATTGTACATTTGCGGATGGGCAGGGGCACGGGCTATACCTTGGCGAAAAGGCAGAGGCAAAGCTTTATGATTGTCAGTTTTACCGTCATGTAAAGGCACAAATATTGGTGGAAAATAGTCAGGCTGAGCTGCGGAAATGTCGCGTGCAAAATGGCATGGCAGTGGGTGTGATGATTGTGGAGGAGTCGGATGTGACGATGACGGAATGCCAAATTCAACATCATCAGCAATTCCATATCATTGTGGATGCAAGCGGGCTTCAGCTACAGCGATCCACCCTACAATTTGGACAGTCAGGTGGTATTTATGGCAATGAGCATGCTAAAATTACCTTGCAGCATACCGTGATGCGTGAGCTGAAAAGTCATCATGTTTACATTAATCAGGCACGCTTATTTACACAGCATTGCACCTTTGAGCAAATGCAAGAAAATGGGATTACGTGTATTGATGCTATTTTTGAGGTAGCCCATAGCCATTTCAAAAACGGGATAACAAGCCCCTATGCCATTGTCTGGTCTGATCGCTCAATGGGGCGAATTGAATATTGCCAGGTGGATCAGGCAGCACGTCCATTTTTAGCCTTGTCGAATCAATCATTATTGGAAATGCGCCATACGGATGTTCATGCGCTGAAAATACCCGCGGTTGTGCAGGAGCGTAGTCAATTATATGTGCAGGGCTGTGACAATACGGCGACATGGCAAAAGGATACAACCTCTCGTATAACAACAAAATATGTGCAATAA
- the cas1b gene encoding type I-B CRISPR-associated endonuclease Cas1b, with the protein MKNVYLFNNGRIQRKDSTISLVLEDGTKKALPIENTENLHVFAEMDFNTSFFNLMNQKDVNIHFYNYYGYYSGSYTPRRKKVAGFLDVQQAAHVLDLDKRLYIAQQFIYSGVHHILRNVRRYKEEVEPFINEIEQLKSQVAEACDIQTLMGIEGKIRFTYYQCFNSVIKNPDFQFTKREKRPPTNPINALISFGNSLMYTAVLSEMYKTQLNPTISYLHEPGSRRYSLSLDLAEIFKPLIMDNLIFMLINKKMIRAEHFEYVEEHICLLNEMGRKIFIAEFEKRMNTTVKHRKLNRQTSYRFLIRLECYKLIKHLIGDEDYKALKAWW; encoded by the coding sequence ATGAAAAATGTCTATTTATTTAATAATGGAAGAATCCAGAGAAAAGATTCTACGATTTCTTTAGTGCTAGAGGATGGCACAAAAAAAGCATTACCAATCGAAAATACAGAAAACCTTCATGTATTTGCGGAGATGGACTTTAATACCTCTTTCTTTAACTTGATGAATCAAAAAGATGTTAACATTCATTTTTATAATTACTATGGCTACTATTCTGGTAGCTATACACCTCGAAGAAAAAAAGTGGCGGGCTTTCTTGATGTCCAGCAGGCTGCACATGTGCTTGATTTGGATAAACGATTATATATCGCACAGCAGTTTATCTATAGTGGCGTTCACCATATATTGCGCAATGTTCGGCGATACAAAGAGGAAGTCGAGCCATTCATCAATGAAATTGAGCAATTAAAGAGCCAAGTCGCTGAGGCTTGTGACATCCAAACTTTAATGGGAATTGAGGGGAAAATTCGCTTTACTTATTACCAATGCTTTAATTCGGTTATTAAAAATCCTGATTTCCAATTTACAAAACGAGAAAAACGTCCACCAACCAACCCTATCAATGCACTTATTTCATTTGGTAATAGTTTGATGTATACAGCTGTACTATCTGAAATGTATAAAACACAACTTAATCCAACAATTAGCTATTTGCATGAGCCAGGTTCACGAAGATATTCGTTGTCACTAGACTTAGCAGAAATTTTCAAACCATTAATAATGGATAATTTGATTTTTATGTTAATTAATAAAAAGATGATTCGTGCGGAACATTTTGAATATGTTGAAGAGCATATTTGCCTGTTAAATGAAATGGGGCGTAAAATTTTTATCGCCGAATTTGAAAAACGCATGAACACAACAGTTAAACATCGAAAATTAAACAGACAAACGTCATATCGTTTTTTAATTCGATTAGAATGTTATAAGCTCATTAAGCATCTAATTGGAGATGAAGATTATAAAGCATTGAAGGCGTGGTGGTAG
- a CDS encoding IS630 family transposase (programmed frameshift), with product MRKIVLIPEEQIPAALEELKLVMKEENNHKMFVRYQVIYMLLSGESYEKIVDYTGLSLATLFNYRKAYCEKGIAGLGRKKQPGRKRHLTAEQEARVVATIVNQTPKDAGFPVEMNWTAPLLRDWIERTFGVSFSVRGTRDLLYRLGLSYTKPTYTLEKADPLKQAVFLEKFEQAKKLIHGQIDRILFEDESMIRDYQAISNTWFLKGQQKIIPTYGRHQGVKLIGTLDYETGDVFCVQEEQYTAVEFLSFLEKVIARYPNERIVMVLDNARIHHAKLIQPFLEKYQDFFEFLFLPPYSPNLNLIEGLWKWMKTTVIHNVFYSNVGKIQRAVQGFIQMINQTPENTVNRLCLKL from the exons ATGCGTAAAATTGTCCTAATTCCTGAAGAACAAATTCCTGCTGCTTTAGAAGAATTAAAGCTTGTCATGAAAGAAGAAAACAATCATAAAATGTTCGTTCGCTACCAAGTGATTTATATGTTACTTTCCGGCGAATCGTATGAAAAAATTGTCGACTATACAGGTCTTTCTTTAGCGACGCTGTTCAATTATCGCAAAGCTTATTGTGAAAAAGGGATCGCTGGACTTGGACGTAAAAAACAACCTGGTCGAAAGCGTCATTTAACGGCTGAACAAGAAGCACGAGTCGTCGCGACAATTGTCAACCAAACGCCTAAAGATGCTGGTTTTCCCGTTGAAATGAACTGGACAGCGCCTCTTCTTCGCGATTGGATTGAGCGAACATTTGGTGTGTCTTTTTCTGTACGTGGGACACGTGATTTATTGTACCGTCTTGGTTTAAGTTATACGAAACCAACGTATACATTGGAAAAAGCAGACCCCCTCAAACAAGCAGTTTTCCTTGAAAAATTTGAACAGGCG AAAAAACTAATTCATGGTCAAATTGATCGTATTTTATTTGAAGACGAGTCAATGATCCGTGATTACCAAGCGATTTCCAACACGTGGTTTCTTAAAGGTCAACAAAAAATCATTCCAACATATGGCCGACATCAAGGGGTTAAGCTAATTGGTACATTGGATTACGAAACGGGCGATGTATTTTGCGTGCAAGAAGAACAATATACCGCTGTTGAATTCCTAAGTTTTTTAGAAAAAGTCATCGCTCGTTATCCGAATGAACGCATCGTGATGGTATTAGACAATGCGCGCATACACCATGCGAAATTGATTCAACCATTTTTAGAAAAGTATCAAGATTTCTTTGAATTTCTGTTCCTTCCGCCGTACAGTCCCAATTTAAATTTAATCGAAGGACTGTGGAAATGGATGAAGACAACGGTGATCCACAATGTCTTTTACTCAAATGTCGGAAAGATTCAACGTGCTGTCCAAGGCTTTATCCAAATGATTAATCAAACACCTGAAAATACGGTGAATAGGCTGTGCTTGAAACTCTAA
- a CDS encoding DnaD domain protein, with translation MAIYRVPKKGNFVVLDKGFLNDPRLSWKAKGLLAYMLSLPDDWSFCMADLATRSKCGREATTNIVKELMQAGYLQKEQSRTAKGKFSRVELFVFEAPPHAAIPLTGKPSTALPPMEKPPLLNNQLLTNQLLKKIDNQQAPTAVYQFYEQQGFGFRSAHITTQMHHWLTIFSEEIMIYAMQLAVENNVLRWRYVEKILQNWHAKKLKNMADIQADRQQFQASRRGQRREVVPEWFYQRHQQQEEQPSTIDFAAERQKILAMLEDVKERSESTIN, from the coding sequence ATGGCTATTTATCGAGTGCCGAAAAAGGGCAATTTTGTTGTGTTAGATAAGGGCTTTTTAAATGATCCACGCTTAAGCTGGAAGGCAAAGGGGCTGCTTGCGTATATGCTGTCATTGCCCGATGATTGGTCATTTTGCATGGCAGATTTAGCAACGCGCAGTAAATGCGGACGGGAGGCAACCACCAATATTGTGAAAGAGCTTATGCAGGCAGGCTATTTGCAAAAGGAGCAGTCAAGGACGGCGAAGGGAAAGTTTAGCAGGGTGGAGCTTTTTGTGTTTGAAGCACCGCCTCATGCTGCCATTCCGTTAACGGGAAAACCATCCACGGCATTACCACCAATGGAAAAGCCGCCACTACTAAATAATCAATTACTAACTAACCAGTTACTAAAAAAGATAGATAATCAGCAAGCACCTACTGCTGTTTATCAATTTTATGAGCAGCAGGGCTTTGGCTTTCGTTCAGCCCATATTACAACCCAAATGCATCACTGGCTAACGATTTTTTCAGAGGAGATCATGATCTATGCGATGCAGCTTGCTGTGGAAAATAATGTGCTACGCTGGCGCTATGTCGAAAAAATTTTGCAAAACTGGCATGCGAAAAAGCTAAAAAATATGGCGGACATTCAAGCAGATAGACAGCAATTTCAAGCATCTAGGAGAGGGCAAAGGCGTGAGGTGGTGCCAGAGTGGTTTTACCAGCGTCATCAGCAGCAGGAGGAACAGCCATCCACCATTGATTTTGCAGCAGAGCGTCAAAAAATATTGGCGATGCTAGAGGATGTAAAAGAAAGGAGCGAAAGCACAATTAACTAG
- a CDS encoding DNA-3-methyladenine glycosylase I produces the protein MTRCAWVKLDEPLYVEYHDKEWGVPVYDDQQLFEMLCLEGAQAGLSWWTILQKREGYREAFDQFDAEKVVNYTEDKLAALQQDTRIVRNKLKIASVVSNAKAFLHIQEKHGSFSDYIWAFVEHQPIINEWSSIVEVPATTALSERMSKQLKKDGFKFVGSTICYSFMQAVGMVNDHTMDCCCRRTEATDDH, from the coding sequence ATGACAAGATGTGCATGGGTAAAGCTGGATGAGCCATTATATGTCGAATACCACGATAAGGAATGGGGTGTGCCTGTTTATGATGACCAGCAGCTATTTGAAATGCTTTGCTTAGAGGGGGCACAGGCTGGCTTAAGCTGGTGGACAATTTTACAAAAGCGTGAGGGCTACCGAGAGGCCTTTGACCAATTTGATGCTGAAAAGGTTGTTAACTATACAGAGGATAAGCTCGCAGCATTACAGCAGGATACACGCATTGTCCGCAATAAATTAAAAATTGCGAGCGTGGTGTCAAATGCTAAAGCCTTTTTACATATACAAGAAAAGCATGGCTCTTTCTCCGATTATATTTGGGCATTTGTTGAGCATCAGCCGATAATTAATGAATGGTCATCCATTGTGGAAGTGCCTGCTACCACAGCACTTAGCGAGCGTATGAGTAAGCAGCTAAAGAAGGATGGCTTTAAATTTGTGGGGAGCACTATTTGCTATTCATTTATGCAGGCTGTAGGGATGGTAAACGATCATACAATGGATTGCTGCTGCCGTCGCACGGAGGCTACAGATGACCATTAA
- the cas4 gene encoding CRISPR-associated protein Cas4 has protein sequence MQFEDLKATGLQVQYLKVCERKLWLHAHQLGFEEEDDRVQQGKVLHDTSYQRQKSKEVLIDNLIRIDMMDKHYVGEVKSSSKMEEADRAQLLYYLFVLEQMGIYRKGKIHYPKEKRVDEIELTDKNREEIPQWLAQIQQIIQLDKPPKKKKFRYCTKCAYYSFCWVGEEE, from the coding sequence ATGCAATTTGAAGATTTGAAGGCAACTGGCTTGCAAGTTCAATATTTAAAAGTATGCGAACGGAAGTTATGGTTACATGCCCATCAGCTCGGCTTTGAGGAGGAAGATGATCGTGTACAACAAGGGAAAGTGCTGCACGACACGTCCTATCAGCGTCAAAAATCGAAGGAAGTATTAATTGATAATTTGATTCGTATTGATATGATGGACAAGCATTATGTCGGAGAAGTGAAATCAAGCAGTAAAATGGAAGAGGCAGATAGGGCACAGCTTCTATACTATTTATTTGTTTTAGAACAAATGGGGATTTATCGAAAGGGGAAAATACACTATCCGAAAGAAAAGCGGGTAGACGAAATTGAATTAACAGATAAAAATCGAGAAGAAATTCCACAATGGTTAGCTCAAATTCAACAAATTATTCAGCTAGACAAGCCACCAAAGAAGAAAAAATTTAGGTATTGTACTAAATGTGCTTATTATTCTTTCTGTTGGGTAGGTGAAGAGGAATGA
- a CDS encoding class I SAM-dependent methyltransferase produces the protein MSLLQTFIEQAKTPTGKVGAWMLRIMNRAHQGMYAWFMRQGAINNGDCVLDIGCGGGRMLQILSNLNPNGIIYGIDISEQAVKESLRLNRGNERIIVTKACASHIPYQDHFFDTITAIQTHYFWPSLEQAMKEIKRVLKNGGKLIVMAEHYKMQTHMEVYQTPDAVKQLLEQLGFRTVYITEKASKGWLCITAIK, from the coding sequence ATGTCATTATTACAAACATTTATTGAGCAGGCAAAAACCCCCACTGGCAAGGTAGGTGCATGGATGCTGCGTATCATGAATCGGGCACATCAAGGTATGTATGCTTGGTTTATGAGGCAGGGGGCAATCAATAATGGTGATTGTGTATTAGATATTGGCTGTGGTGGAGGGAGGATGCTGCAAATTTTATCGAACCTAAACCCAAATGGTATAATTTATGGGATTGATATTTCCGAGCAGGCTGTCAAGGAATCGCTAAGGCTGAACAGGGGGAATGAACGTATTATCGTGACAAAGGCATGTGCGTCCCATATCCCATATCAGGATCACTTTTTCGATACAATTACAGCGATTCAAACACATTATTTTTGGCCGTCACTCGAGCAAGCAATGAAAGAAATTAAGCGCGTGCTGAAAAATGGCGGGAAATTGATTGTAATGGCAGAGCATTATAAAATGCAAACGCATATGGAAGTCTATCAAACACCTGATGCTGTCAAGCAATTATTGGAGCAACTAGGCTTTCGAACCGTATATATTACTGAAAAAGCTAGTAAAGGATGGCTATGTATTACAGCCATTAAATAA
- a CDS encoding DUF1963 domain-containing protein translates to MTIKSIQTQLAKQATIFQTGGIRPTHQLLESWLGYVGWSLPEEQQPAAFQPLATFFLKDLPYRPQALQSLELITLFVHKDIVDYLVEDDLSAYFVIRAYPALDGLVRREWQHPAIRAFPLVPQKVTNDYPVWGGGGIPSQLEDKILQLEQEGKLDYFDDIVESLYPLHKIGGYPTFCQSGYDFGEDYPFVLQVASDAKANFNIVDHGNFYFFYNPNKRLWRVHCDFY, encoded by the coding sequence ATGACCATTAAGAGCATCCAGACACAGCTTGCTAAGCAGGCGACGATTTTTCAAACAGGTGGTATACGACCAACACACCAGCTCTTGGAAAGCTGGCTTGGCTATGTCGGTTGGTCCTTACCAGAGGAGCAGCAGCCAGCAGCGTTTCAGCCGCTTGCCACCTTCTTTTTAAAGGATTTACCCTATCGCCCTCAAGCGTTACAGTCACTGGAATTAATAACGCTATTTGTGCATAAGGATATTGTTGATTATTTAGTGGAGGATGATTTAAGCGCTTATTTTGTGATTCGTGCATATCCAGCATTGGATGGCTTAGTGAGGCGTGAATGGCAGCACCCCGCTATCCGTGCCTTTCCACTTGTACCGCAAAAAGTGACAAATGATTATCCAGTATGGGGTGGAGGCGGTATACCATCACAGCTGGAGGATAAGATTTTACAACTGGAGCAGGAGGGCAAGCTCGATTATTTTGATGATATTGTCGAGTCGCTCTATCCACTGCATAAAATCGGTGGCTATCCAACCTTCTGCCAAAGTGGCTATGATTTTGGTGAGGATTATCCGTTTGTGCTGCAGGTTGCCTCAGATGCTAAGGCAAATTTCAATATTGTTGATCATGGCAATTTTTATTTTTTCTACAATCCAAACAAGCGGCTGTGGCGTGTGCATTGCGATTTTTACTAG
- the cas3 gene encoding CRISPR-associated helicase Cas3' yields the protein MFKTLLAKSAKKDKPAQTIAEHTSELIKQWDLFCKIYPRALSEKDKEILLLAVKYHDVGKANTKFQNKVRDITERIKDLLPEIAEIPHGYLSCAFIPIDDLLEQYSEEEVTILILAVYYHHERAEQNFDDSPEELEKELEQYIPMLIKDFDTFNTTKDIVIREEPVFDYEEFTEREYLENSNHLYHFVRIKGLLNKIDYAASGGYEVEIPPGNLPKKMEKYFDDNNHTRNELQEHLYAHQQKNHIVIASTGIGKTEAALWWLGDDKGIFTLPLKVSINAIYDRLIEKIGCEKKNTGLLHSDMHAEYVKRADDQDLDLITVTHAKNLSMPLTVTTIDQIIDFVGLYPGFEIKLATLSYSKLIIDEIQMYSPRLAAFIVLGLKYITDMGGKFLIMTATLPPIFVEALEELKVPFVKPEKPFLKYNKNNEMIKRHYMQIVERDLTIEEIVKHSLNRKVLIIVNTVMKAQQLYQEFRHAKIKASLLHSRFISKHRQKKEKEILRLGDRDCSDTGIWITTQLVEASVDIDFDILFTELSDASGLFQRMGRIYRERDYVENSPNIYVFTGDELPSGIANHTKSVVDYDIYMQSKKVLLQYNNQLIDEQTKMDIVEQVYNREALGEECKYMKIFDETLKWYKDLIPYQEEQKPTLRDIQNQLVIPYTVYKDNETEIEDIKDRLSEKLQLEERTNALIKLQKFTVPIATWAYENARKRKNGEIFSTIKVDCYTEYPIITYKYTEELGLIFEHDYDALFQ from the coding sequence GATATAACAGAAAGGATTAAAGACTTGCTCCCTGAAATTGCTGAAATCCCTCATGGCTATTTAAGTTGTGCATTCATACCAATAGATGATTTATTGGAACAATATAGTGAAGAAGAGGTTACTATATTGATTTTAGCTGTTTATTATCATCATGAACGTGCAGAACAAAATTTTGATGATAGCCCTGAAGAGCTCGAAAAGGAATTAGAGCAATATATCCCGATGTTGATTAAGGATTTTGACACATTTAATACAACAAAGGATATCGTTATTCGTGAAGAGCCTGTATTTGATTATGAGGAATTCACTGAACGCGAGTATCTCGAAAATAGTAACCACCTCTACCATTTCGTACGAATCAAAGGGTTGTTAAACAAAATAGACTATGCAGCGAGTGGGGGCTATGAGGTTGAAATCCCACCTGGTAATTTGCCGAAAAAGATGGAAAAATATTTTGATGATAATAACCATACAAGGAATGAGCTACAGGAACATTTATATGCTCATCAACAGAAGAACCACATCGTTATTGCTTCGACAGGAATTGGAAAAACAGAAGCAGCTCTTTGGTGGCTCGGCGATGATAAAGGCATTTTCACACTACCACTAAAAGTGTCTATCAATGCGATTTATGACCGATTAATTGAGAAGATTGGCTGTGAGAAAAAGAATACAGGGTTACTTCACAGTGATATGCATGCGGAGTATGTGAAACGTGCAGATGACCAAGACTTAGATTTAATCACCGTCACACATGCCAAAAATTTATCAATGCCATTAACTGTAACGACTATTGACCAAATTATTGATTTTGTCGGTTTGTATCCAGGTTTTGAAATAAAGCTTGCTACATTGTCCTACAGTAAACTGATTATTGATGAAATTCAAATGTATAGTCCACGATTAGCTGCCTTTATTGTACTAGGGCTGAAATATATTACGGATATGGGTGGCAAGTTTTTAATTATGACGGCGACATTACCACCAATTTTTGTAGAAGCGTTGGAGGAGTTAAAAGTCCCGTTTGTTAAGCCAGAAAAACCATTTTTAAAATATAATAAAAATAATGAAATGATCAAACGCCACTATATGCAAATTGTCGAAAGGGATTTAACAATTGAGGAAATTGTTAAGCATTCATTGAATCGAAAAGTGCTGATTATTGTCAATACCGTTATGAAGGCACAGCAACTATATCAGGAGTTTCGACATGCCAAAATAAAAGCCTCTTTATTACACAGTCGCTTTATAAGCAAACATCGTCAGAAAAAAGAAAAAGAAATTTTGAGATTGGGAGATAGAGATTGCTCTGATACAGGTATATGGATTACGACACAGCTAGTAGAAGCCAGTGTTGATATTGATTTTGATATTTTGTTTACAGAGCTTTCAGATGCATCAGGATTATTTCAGCGAATGGGGCGTATTTATCGTGAACGGGATTACGTAGAAAATAGCCCGAATATTTATGTGTTTACAGGGGATGAGCTGCCATCGGGGATTGCCAATCATACCAAATCAGTTGTAGATTATGATATTTATATGCAATCAAAGAAAGTGCTATTGCAATATAACAATCAATTGATTGATGAGCAAACCAAAATGGATATTGTTGAGCAAGTGTATAACAGAGAAGCGCTAGGTGAAGAGTGCAAATATATGAAAATATTCGATGAAACATTAAAGTGGTATAAAGATTTAATCCCCTATCAAGAAGAGCAAAAGCCAACACTGCGCGATATTCAAAATCAATTAGTGATCCCTTATACAGTATATAAAGATAATGAAACTGAAATAGAAGATATAAAAGATAGACTGTCAGAAAAATTACAATTGGAAGAACGAACTAATGCATTAATCAAGCTACAAAAATTTACTGTACCCATTGCGACTTGGGCATACGAAAATGCTAGGAAACGAAAAAATGGAGAGATTTTTTCAACCATTAAAGTTGATTGCTATACAGAATATCCGATTATCACTTATAAATATACAGAGGAACTTGGTTTAATTTTTGAACATGATTACGATGCGCTGTTCCAATAA
- the cas2 gene encoding CRISPR-associated endonuclease Cas2: MYVLIAYDVDVKRVGKVHKVLKKYLTWTQNSLFEGEITEGLLKQCLAELATKANPNVDSIYVYRIANPKNMKKTVYGVEKDFESMFL; this comes from the coding sequence ATGTATGTACTAATCGCTTATGATGTGGATGTAAAGCGTGTAGGAAAAGTTCATAAAGTCTTGAAAAAGTATTTAACATGGACACAAAATTCCTTATTTGAAGGCGAAATTACAGAAGGGCTTTTAAAGCAATGCTTAGCTGAGCTCGCCACAAAAGCCAATCCCAATGTCGATTCTATTTATGTCTATCGAATTGCTAATCCAAAAAATATGAAAAAAACGGTCTACGGTGTAGAAAAAGATTTTGAAAGCATGTTTTTATAG
- a CDS encoding NAD(P)-dependent oxidoreductase — translation MNILIVGATGRVGRQLVTRALKEQHHVTALVRNPSQMPVHHPQLRIVQGNVLDKQALEQAMLHIDVVVSALNTDGSTTLSASIPLILEAMTEHNVTRIITIGTAGILQSRVTPTLLRYQSSESKRKSTFAAQEHQYVFEQLQQSTMNWTIVCPTYLPDGDLTGSYRVERNFLPEGGTHISVADTADFAYEQIFSKKFLNTRVGIAY, via the coding sequence ATGAATATTTTAATAGTAGGGGCTACAGGACGTGTTGGCAGGCAGCTTGTCACACGAGCCTTAAAGGAGCAGCACCATGTCACAGCCCTTGTGCGTAACCCAAGCCAGATGCCAGTCCATCATCCACAGTTACGCATTGTTCAAGGCAATGTATTAGATAAACAGGCACTTGAGCAGGCGATGCTGCACATAGATGTAGTGGTAAGCGCACTTAATACCGATGGCAGCACAACACTATCCGCCAGCATCCCACTTATTCTAGAGGCAATGACTGAGCATAATGTGACACGCATTATTACAATTGGTACAGCAGGCATATTGCAAAGCCGTGTAACACCAACGCTGCTGCGCTATCAATCCAGTGAATCAAAGCGCAAATCTACCTTTGCCGCGCAGGAGCATCAATATGTGTTTGAGCAATTACAGCAATCAACAATGAATTGGACAATTGTTTGCCCCACTTATTTACCTGATGGCGACCTCACAGGTAGCTACCGCGTTGAACGCAACTTTTTGCCAGAGGGCGGCACACATATTTCAGTCGCCGACACAGCCGACTTTGCCTACGAGCAAATTTTTAGTAAGAAATTCCTTAATACGCGTGTAGGTATTGCGTATTAA
- a CDS encoding DUF5316 domain-containing protein, whose amino-acid sequence MKYAVIGTIVAVLSVVVSMMLLGAERAYFLPGILGFIFLAVSMLLSGTLVSGDRMRANFATETTASRYTRHGVMTSALLLAMPNLIVAIIAYTLYP is encoded by the coding sequence ATGAAATATGCAGTGATTGGCACGATTGTGGCGGTGTTAAGTGTTGTCGTTTCGATGATGCTATTGGGTGCAGAAAGAGCTTATTTTCTGCCAGGTATACTAGGCTTTATATTCCTTGCCGTATCGATGCTCTTGTCTGGTACGCTAGTAAGCGGAGATCGAATGCGTGCGAACTTTGCCACAGAAACAACAGCAAGCCGATATACACGTCATGGCGTGATGACAAGTGCATTACTGCTTGCTATGCCGAATCTTATCGTTGCTATAATTGCGTATACGCTCTATCCATGA